Sequence from the Planktothrix sp. FACHB-1365 genome:
ACCCCAGAAGCCAACGCGAATGACATAGCGACTTCTGATCGCAGTGCTAAAACCCGCCAACTCTTAGGAATGAAAGGGGCAGCACCGGGAGAAACCTCCATTTGGAAAATTCGCCTACAGTTGATGAAACCGATCACCTGGATTCCCTTAATTTGGGGAGTGGTCTGTGGTGCTGCTTCATCAGGACATTTTTCTTGGTCACTGGAAGATGTGTTAAAAGTGGCGACTTGTATGTTAATGTCCGGGCCATTAATGACCGGGTATACCCAAACCCTGAATGATTTTTATGATCGCGAACTCGATGCCATTAATGAACCTTATCGTCCCATCCCTTCTGGGGCGATTTCCATTCCCCAAGTTGTCACCCAAATTTTATTGTTATTAGGATTAGGAATCGGGATTTCCTACCTGTTAGATACTTGGGCCGGACATGAATTTCCTATCGTTACCCTTCTGTGTATTGGGGGAGCATTTGTGTCCTATATTTACTCTGCACCCCCTTTGAAACTGAAAAAAAATGGCTGGTTAGGAAATTATGCTCTAGGAGCTAGTTATATTGCCTTACCTTGGTGGGCGGGTCATGCCTTATTTGGAGAACTGACCCCAACCGTGATGATTTTAACTTTGTTTTATAGTTTAGCTGGGCTAGGAATTGCCATTGTTAATGACTTTAAGAGTGTCGAAGGCGATCGCCAATTGGGGTTACAATCCCTTCCAGTGATGTTTGGGATTACAACCGCCGCCTGGATTTGTGTTTTGATGATTGATATCTTCCAAGCGGGGATGGCCGTTTATTTAGTCAGTATCAAGCAAAATCTCTATGCAACGGTGCTTTTACTGCTGGTAATTCCTCAAATTACCTTCCAAGATATGTATTTTCTACGCAATCCTGTAGAAAATGATGTTAAATATCAAGCAAGTGCCCAACCGTTCCTGGTATTAGGAATGTTAGTTGTGGGTTTAGCTTTGGGTCATGCGGTTTAGGGAGTTTCCCAAGTCCAGCAAAACCGCAGTTTCCCAACCCTCCTGAAAACTGGGATCAAGAAAAAAACCTTGATTTTCAGTGAGATCAGGCTTCGACAGCCAACTGTAGAGGCAAGTTTTGCTTGCCTTCTGCACTGTTAAAATTCACTGTCGAATGATTACCAAAACCACCGATTTGTCCGAACCAATGGAAGAATCTCAATTACCATCCCGACCTAAGACGGACTCAACTCCATCCGAAACCGAATGGGAGACTAACCCCAGTAACGTTTCAACCCAACCCGTTTTGATGTCATCCCCGATGACAACAGAACCTGAAATTGATGAAACTACCCCTGAATCGGTTTCTGAGTCTAATTCCCCGGAGGTCGCTTGGCATCATCGCGCCTTGAAGCGGTTAAATTCAGAATGGGTGAAACTGCGACAGAAACTGACATCCCCCAATGCTGAAGGGAAACTGTGGTATCGTCGTCCGAGTGTCTGGATTGGGGTTGGCGTGATGAGTGTCGGCGGTGGTGCGTTGGCTTATGGAGCTTGGCAATGGTATCAAATTGATCAAAGCTTACCCCCTGTTTCGGTAAATACAATGGCATCCTTTAGTCGGGATGGCACCATTACCATTAAAGCCGCCAATAGTGATATTTTAATGCAAACCGGGCCAGCAACACGGGAAAAACTGCGACTCAAACAAATTCCCGAAAAACTGGTACAAGCTTTTATTTCTACGGAAGATGTTCGTTTTTATGACCATGATGGGGTGGACTATCAAGGAATTGTTCGCGCCATTGGATCTAATGTCTTAGCGGGGGGAGTGGTTGAAGGCGGAAGTACCATCACCCAACAGTTAGCCAGAATTGTATATTTGAATCAAGAACATAGCCTCACCCGTAAACTTAAAGAGGCAATGGTGTCTTGGAAAATTGAAGATCAAATGAGTAAGGAAGATATCCTAGAACGCTATCTCAATTTAGTGTATTTGGGTTCAGGTGCTTATGGGGTAGCAGACGCGGCTTATGTTTATTTTAGTAAATCTGTGAATGAATTAACGTTGTCGGAAATGGCAATGTTAGCGGGTTTACCTCCCGCACCGAGTCAATATTCTCCTTTAGAAAATCCAGAGGCGGCGACGAAACGACGCAATATTGTTCTCCAACGAATGCAGGATGCTAAGGTGATCACGGCCACTGAAGCGCAAGCCGCGATGCAAGAAGCACTGAATCTTAAACCTAGTCAACCTAAACGGTTATTAGTTAAAGCGCCTTATTTTTCGAGTTATGTTCTGAAAGAACTCCCCCAACATATATCAAAAGACGCGATGGCAGCAGGGGGATTAACGGTTGAAACCAGTTTAGATTTAAAATGGCAAGAAGCCGCAGAAAAAACTGTTAAAGATGCGGTAGAACTTGATGGTGCAGGAGCTAATTTTGGTCAAGCTGCGTTAGTTTCTATTGAACCCAAAACCGGAGAAGTTAAGGCAATGGTGGGGGGATATCAATATAAAGAAAGTGAATTTAATCGGGTTACTCAAGCGCAGCGACAACCGGGATCAACCTTTAAAGGATTAGTTTATGCCGCAGCGATTGGGGCGGGTTTTTCCCCTTATGATAGTTATTTGGATGAACCTTATAAAGTTGATGGTTATCGTCCTCGAAATTATGGTAATAAACATTATGGCTGGATGTCGATGTCTGATGCCTTGAGCCGTTCTATTAATGTAATTGCTGTTAAAGTATTAGTGGATGTGGGGTTTGAACCTGCCATGAAATTGGCAAAAGAGATGGGGATTAAATCTCCTTTAAAACCGACTTATGCGATGGCTTTAGGTGCTTATGAAGTCAATTTATTAGAATTAACCAATGCTTATGGAACTTTAGCTGATGAAGGCAATTATATTCCGGCTCATGGGATTCGGCGAGTTTTAGATCAACAGGGAAATATCATTTATCAAGCTAAATTTAAACCCAAACGAGTTTTAGATAAGAATAGTGCTGCGATTACAACTTGGATGTTAGAAGGAGTTGTGAATGGGGGAACTGGAGGTGCTGCGGCTTTACCTAACCGAGACGTTGCAGGTAAAACGGGAACCTCGGAAGAAGCGAGAGATTTATGGTTTATTGGCTATATTCCTCAAGCTGTAACCGGAATTTGGTTAGGAAATGATAATAATGATCCAACCTGGGGTGCTAGTAGTAGCGCGGCTTATAGTTGGGGGGAATTTATGGGAAAAGTTGTTGAGGGAATGCCTGTTGAAAAGTTCCCAGAACTGCCTGAATTAGAAGGACGAAAAGGCAGTATTCAAGCGAAACCTCATGAACCCAATAGCATAGAAACGGGAACTAAAGTTGCTATTGAAGACGGTGATCCAGTACAAGGTTCCAGTGGGGATGGAACTTATACTAACACGGCTGAAACTTACAATAGCGGTTATTCAGATACGGGTTCCTATAGTGATAGCAACGGTTATTCCTCTGATGGATATTATGATAACTCTTCTTCTGGGGGATATTCTGAGGGCTATTCTTCCGATGGTTATTCTTCCGATGGTTATTATGATGGAGGATATTCGGAAGGTTCCAACCATTACTAAACAGCTAAATTTGATGAAACGCGCTAAAATTTAGTTATGTTTGATTGCGATCGCCGGGTTTAAGGAGACTGTTCGATTATGGATGAACTCAAACCAATTTTACAAGAATTAACTCATGAACCCATTGCATTTTTAGGGGGGTTTTTCTCAGGTTTATTAAAATTAAACCTGAATGATGATCCCGTTAAAACTTGGCTAGAGAAACAAGGAGGAACCTCTGTATCTAGCCCCTCTGATTCTAAAAATAATAACGGAAATTCAGGCGGCCCTCAATCGATCACGATTGATTAATCAGTTATCAAGTATCCGCATCATCAAGTATCCGCATCATCAAGTATCCGCATCATCAGTTAGCAGTTATCAGGTATCAAGAGGTTAATAGCCAGAAACATCAGCGTGCGAAGCGCAGTCTTCGCCTGCACAAAAAAACCATCAACCTTGATCGCATCTTTTTGCTTTTTGGGGTAAAATAGAATAAATACTTAATCATTCACGGTAATCGGGTAGGGAAACTTCGGTGAAAGTCCGAGGCTGTGCGGCAACTGTAAGTTAGGTTATTTCTAACAAGCCAGAATGCCTACCGATCACTTGGCTCTATACCTGCCTCACACGGGGAAGGAGATTTAAACTTAACATGACTCATAACACAGAACTTTCCATTCAACCCTCAAACTCGACATTTCCAGCCTTACCTCTACAGCGTCCGTTATTACTCATCGGTCATGGAACCCGTGATACGGATGGACGAGAAACCTTTTTAGAATTTGCTCAAGCCTATCAACAATTAGATCACTCTCGCCCGGTGGTTCCTTGTTTTTTAGAATTAACAGGGCCTACCATTCAAGAAGGAATTGATCGCTGTATTGAACAAGGTTATACGGAATTATCCGCCTTACCTTTATTATTATTTGCAGCGCGACACAATAAATTTGATATTACTAATGAGTTAGATCGAGCCAAACAACGACATCCGCAATTAACCTTTCATTATGGCCGACATTTTGGCATTAGTCCCAATATTTTAGAATTATTGCGATCGCGTTTACATCAATTAGAACAGCCGGAATTAAACCCTTTAAACATTCCTAATTCCGAAACTGTATTATTATTTGTCGGACGAGGAGCCAGTGATCCTGATGCGAATGGAGATGTTTATAAACTGGCTCGAATTCTTTGGGAAGGAAGCGGATATTTAACCGTTGAGACCTGTTTTATTGGCATTACTCATCCCCGTTTAGAAGAAGGATTTCGTCGCGCTCGACTCTATCAACCCAAACGAATTATTGTCTTACCTTACTTCTTATTTACTGGGGTTTTAGTTAAAAAAATCTTTGATATAACAGCCCAACAACAGGAACAATATCCTGAAATTCAAATGACTTGTTTACCCGAAATGGGCATTCAACAGGAACTTTTACACCTCTTACGAGAACGGGAAATAGAAACCCAACTCGGAGAAGTTCAAATGAACTGTGAAATGTGCAAATTCCGGTTAGCTGCAATTTCAGGAAATCATCATCATCATGATCACAGTCATGATCATCATCACCACCATCATCATCATCATGATCATGACCATCCCC
This genomic interval carries:
- a CDS encoding transglycosylase domain-containing protein, yielding MITKTTDLSEPMEESQLPSRPKTDSTPSETEWETNPSNVSTQPVLMSSPMTTEPEIDETTPESVSESNSPEVAWHHRALKRLNSEWVKLRQKLTSPNAEGKLWYRRPSVWIGVGVMSVGGGALAYGAWQWYQIDQSLPPVSVNTMASFSRDGTITIKAANSDILMQTGPATREKLRLKQIPEKLVQAFISTEDVRFYDHDGVDYQGIVRAIGSNVLAGGVVEGGSTITQQLARIVYLNQEHSLTRKLKEAMVSWKIEDQMSKEDILERYLNLVYLGSGAYGVADAAYVYFSKSVNELTLSEMAMLAGLPPAPSQYSPLENPEAATKRRNIVLQRMQDAKVITATEAQAAMQEALNLKPSQPKRLLVKAPYFSSYVLKELPQHISKDAMAAGGLTVETSLDLKWQEAAEKTVKDAVELDGAGANFGQAALVSIEPKTGEVKAMVGGYQYKESEFNRVTQAQRQPGSTFKGLVYAAAIGAGFSPYDSYLDEPYKVDGYRPRNYGNKHYGWMSMSDALSRSINVIAVKVLVDVGFEPAMKLAKEMGIKSPLKPTYAMALGAYEVNLLELTNAYGTLADEGNYIPAHGIRRVLDQQGNIIYQAKFKPKRVLDKNSAAITTWMLEGVVNGGTGGAAALPNRDVAGKTGTSEEARDLWFIGYIPQAVTGIWLGNDNNDPTWGASSSAAYSWGEFMGKVVEGMPVEKFPELPELEGRKGSIQAKPHEPNSIETGTKVAIEDGDPVQGSSGDGTYTNTAETYNSGYSDTGSYSDSNGYSSDGYYDNSSSGGYSEGYSSDGYSSDGYYDGGYSEGSNHY
- a CDS encoding sirohydrochlorin chelatase translates to MTHNTELSIQPSNSTFPALPLQRPLLLIGHGTRDTDGRETFLEFAQAYQQLDHSRPVVPCFLELTGPTIQEGIDRCIEQGYTELSALPLLLFAARHNKFDITNELDRAKQRHPQLTFHYGRHFGISPNILELLRSRLHQLEQPELNPLNIPNSETVLLFVGRGASDPDANGDVYKLARILWEGSGYLTVETCFIGITHPRLEEGFRRARLYQPKRIIVLPYFLFTGVLVKKIFDITAQQQEQYPEIQMTCLPEMGIQQELLHLLREREIETQLGEVQMNCEMCKFRLAAISGNHHHHDHSHDHHHHHHHHHDHDHPPVDPYAKLEDYHQRIWNTP
- the chlG gene encoding chlorophyll synthase ChlG, translated to MSDTPSSQLSEQPTPEANANDIATSDRSAKTRQLLGMKGAAPGETSIWKIRLQLMKPITWIPLIWGVVCGAASSGHFSWSLEDVLKVATCMLMSGPLMTGYTQTLNDFYDRELDAINEPYRPIPSGAISIPQVVTQILLLLGLGIGISYLLDTWAGHEFPIVTLLCIGGAFVSYIYSAPPLKLKKNGWLGNYALGASYIALPWWAGHALFGELTPTVMILTLFYSLAGLGIAIVNDFKSVEGDRQLGLQSLPVMFGITTAAWICVLMIDIFQAGMAVYLVSIKQNLYATVLLLLVIPQITFQDMYFLRNPVENDVKYQASAQPFLVLGMLVVGLALGHAV